AGCGCCTTCACCGCGTCCTCGACGGCCTTGTCGAACGCCTCTTCCCCCAGCTCCACCGGGGGCGGGAACTCCTCGGGCGCCAGGGCGCGCGCCCTCGCGAAGTGCCCGAGCGCCGCCTTCCCATCCCCCCGCCGCTCCGCCAGCAGCCCCAGGTAGTGGTGCGCCCACGGCTCGTCCGCGGCGTCGCCCAGCAGATCCTCGAGCACCGCCTCCGCCTCGCCGAAACGGCACAGCTCGAACAGGGCGATCGCCCGCTCCAGCCTCGCCTCCACCGAGCGCGGCACGTGCCCGAGCGCCGCCTCCAGGCTCGTCAGGGCCCGCGCACATTCTCCTACCTGATTGAGCCCAATGCCCTCCCACAGGAGGAACTCGAAGAGCAGCTCGATGTCCCCGGCGCGCTGGGCGAGCTTGCGTCCGCGGGCGCACAGGGCGAGCCCGTCCTCCACCGCCTCGCGATCGTCTCCCACCCGACCCACCAGACATTCAGTGGCCGACAGCAGCAGCTCCAGGTCATCCGGGGCGACCTTCACGGCGCGTGAGTAGGTCTCCAGGGCCTCGTCGAGCCGTCCCAGCTCGGTGAGGGCCGCCGCGCGCCAGTGCAGGGCCTCGGCCAGGGAGTCGTCCTCGGCCAGCAGCGCGTCCGCTCCGGCCAGGGCCTCCTGGTGGGCACCCCGGTCGAAAGCCGCCGCCACCCCCTCGAGCCGGGCCTCCCAATCCGCCGGTGCCCGCTTCGACGTCCGCTTCCCCATGCTCGGCGACATACGAATCCCTTCCGCGCGTTGTCAACGTAGCTCTCGGCTGTTACCTTCCGCCCCCTCCGCACACCGCTCATAAGGGTCCGTGAACATTCTGGTCGTGGATGATGATGTCGAGCTGTGCACCCTGCTCTCGCGCTTCCTGGAGAAGCACGGGTACACCGTCTATTCCGCGTCCGATGCCCTGCAGGCCCTGGACATCCTCGAGCGCCATGACGTGGGGCTCATCATCAGTGACTACCGGATGCCCCACATGGACGGCATCCAGTTCACGGGGATGCTCAAGGCGGATCCCCGGCACCAGGGTACCTCCGTCATCCTCATGACGGGCAACGCCGATGGCAACGTG
Above is a window of Cystobacter fuscus DNA encoding:
- a CDS encoding metallopeptidase family protein, coding for MSPSMGKRTSKRAPADWEARLEGVAAAFDRGAHQEALAGADALLAEDDSLAEALHWRAAALTELGRLDEALETYSRAVKVAPDDLELLLSATECLVGRVGDDREAVEDGLALCARGRKLAQRAGDIELLFEFLLWEGIGLNQVGECARALTSLEAALGHVPRSVEARLERAIALFELCRFGEAEAVLEDLLGDAADEPWAHHYLGLLAERRGDGKAALGHFARARALAPEEFPPPVELGEEAFDKAVEDAVKALPTHVKEYLDNVTLAVEEIPKDEDLMGESPPLSPCILGVFRGSPVGERHSILGTFDPYPASIVLYQKNLERFARTREELIEQIGITVMHEVGHLMGLDEEDLWQRGLD
- a CDS encoding response regulator; translated protein: MNILVVDDDVELCTLLSRFLEKHGYTVYSASDALQALDILERHDVGLIISDYRMPHMDGIQFTGMLKADPRHQGTSVILMTGNADGNVQDKGLRKGVAMTLEKPLDFNQLLNLVRFAE